One genomic segment of Candidatus Coatesbacteria bacterium includes these proteins:
- a CDS encoding aminopeptidase: MYDPRLDKLARLIVEYSLETEPGHEVMINASPLAEDLVGACCRAVVKVGAHPSFNIGLPGLNEIRINESSEEQLKYISPAVRTRFQTTDRFLNIRAGYNSKALTNVDKQKMQIAQRASAELLEIYQKREAAGELSWSLCQFPTHSGAQDAEMSLAEYWEFVMEACKLNEEDPVAAWREVHDIQEKICAYLGEHKDFRVTAPGTDLSYCAAGRTWVNCDGRHNMPDGEVFTGPLEDSVNGHITYSFPAIHLGHEVQNVRLEFKDGKVVDAAADKGEEFLHSVLDTDEGARYVGEVAIGTNYNIKHFSKNMLFDEKIGGTCHVALGRSIPDSGGVNKSVIHWDMLCDLKDGGRYTADGETFYENGRFVKPIKF; this comes from the coding sequence ATGTACGACCCCCGTCTGGATAAACTGGCCCGCCTGATCGTCGAGTACTCCCTGGAGACCGAACCCGGTCACGAGGTCATGATCAACGCCTCGCCCCTGGCCGAGGACCTGGTGGGAGCCTGCTGCCGCGCCGTCGTCAAGGTCGGCGCCCACCCTTCCTTCAATATCGGCCTCCCCGGCCTCAACGAGATCCGGATCAACGAATCCTCCGAGGAACAGCTCAAGTACATCAGCCCGGCCGTGCGCACCCGCTTCCAAACCACCGACCGCTTCCTCAACATCCGCGCCGGTTACAACTCCAAGGCCCTGACCAACGTCGATAAGCAGAAGATGCAGATCGCCCAGCGCGCCTCGGCCGAGCTGCTCGAAATCTACCAGAAGCGCGAGGCCGCCGGCGAGCTCTCCTGGAGCCTCTGCCAGTTCCCCACCCACTCCGGCGCCCAGGACGCCGAGATGAGCCTGGCCGAGTACTGGGAGTTCGTCATGGAAGCCTGCAAGCTCAACGAGGAAGACCCCGTCGCCGCCTGGCGCGAGGTCCACGACATCCAGGAGAAGATCTGCGCCTACCTCGGCGAGCACAAGGACTTCCGCGTCACCGCGCCGGGCACCGACCTGAGCTACTGCGCCGCGGGCCGCACCTGGGTCAACTGCGACGGCCGCCATAATATGCCCGACGGCGAGGTCTTCACCGGACCACTCGAAGACTCCGTCAACGGTCACATCACCTACAGCTTCCCCGCCATCCACCTGGGACACGAGGTCCAGAACGTCCGCCTGGAGTTCAAGGACGGCAAGGTCGTCGACGCCGCCGCCGACAAAGGCGAGGAGTTCCTCCACAGCGTACTGGACACCGACGAGGGCGCGCGCTACGTCGGCGAGGTGGCCATCGGCACCAACTACAACATCAAACACTTCAGCAAGAACATGCTCTTCGACGAGAAAATCGGCGGCACCTGCCACGTGGCCCTGGGGCGCTCGATCCCCGATTCCGGCGGCGTCAACAAGAGCGTCATCCACTGGGACATGCTCTGCGACCTCAAAGACGGCGGACGCTACACCGCCGACGGCGAAACCTTCTACGAGAACGGCCGCTTCGTCAAACCAATCAAGTTCTGA
- a CDS encoding tetratricopeptide repeat protein, with the protein MSPEVRSRLRRLLRDDRFWAAVILVGAALLRLLLFDQLADSPFGDYLGLDENYYHGRALQLAGGQGLEPPFFMSPLYQLFVGAGYALLPGTLWTIRLLQALLGLATLFVVWRTARLLVGRWWAVGALGAAALYHQLFFFETLLLPTTLTVFLVTLGIYLALRQHRRPRLWRAALVGAIFALAALAHPTAALPAATVGLFLFFKRLRRNRRRAPAELGLLVAAAVLVIAPVTIANSRAADEFVMLSTNGGLNLYLGNQPGAVGLYRPYDPQTYAADFTARRPAEAAAGRELSAVEVDDYWKERFTELWEADPGRILALSAERGLLYLNGFEYPQVENYYFEAEFVPLLRLPWLSLYLLLPLGVTGLVLARRRGARILGVAALAYFIGLLPFFVTARFRVVVAPLLVIGAALLLRRTAVTIRLLRRGAWSRSRRLRLGVFLAAGLLLVTAWAALRTPEVTRTYDNLAVGFNNLGTEAAARGDYESAIDYQRRALAESPTMVPARLNLSLALLDAGRYAAAEEELLSLRGSGLDPNRLATLIARARRRNGDDLGALAILQDAAAAPHADALVHAELSGVYLELGDAGNARRHARRAVELEPRADAGYLAAARAAVDDRAAVAHLRDGIENADNPAALNYELGRLEGDAELLWRAALAAAEAGNWELWAAALAALAR; encoded by the coding sequence ATGTCACCTGAGGTTCGCTCACGGCTGCGCCGCCTGCTACGTGACGATCGTTTCTGGGCCGCCGTGATCCTGGTCGGCGCCGCGCTGCTGCGGCTGCTGCTGTTCGATCAATTGGCCGACAGCCCCTTCGGCGATTACCTGGGCCTGGACGAGAATTACTACCACGGCCGGGCACTGCAACTGGCGGGTGGTCAGGGGCTCGAGCCGCCCTTCTTCATGAGCCCGCTGTACCAGCTCTTCGTCGGGGCGGGTTACGCCCTGCTGCCGGGGACGCTGTGGACGATCCGCCTGTTGCAAGCCCTCCTCGGTCTGGCGACCCTCTTTGTGGTCTGGCGCACGGCGCGGCTGCTGGTCGGACGCTGGTGGGCCGTCGGCGCCCTGGGAGCGGCGGCCCTCTACCATCAGCTCTTCTTCTTCGAGACCCTGCTGCTGCCGACGACGCTGACCGTCTTCCTGGTCACCCTGGGAATCTACCTGGCCCTGCGCCAGCACCGTCGTCCCCGATTGTGGCGGGCGGCCCTCGTCGGGGCGATCTTCGCCCTGGCGGCCCTGGCCCACCCGACGGCGGCCCTGCCGGCGGCGACCGTCGGGCTGTTCCTGTTCTTCAAGCGCCTGCGCCGCAACCGACGACGGGCTCCGGCCGAGCTGGGCTTGCTGGTCGCCGCGGCCGTCCTGGTCATCGCCCCGGTGACCATCGCCAACAGCCGGGCCGCCGACGAGTTCGTCATGCTGTCCACCAACGGCGGCCTCAACCTCTACCTGGGCAACCAGCCCGGCGCCGTCGGCCTCTACCGGCCCTACGACCCCCAGACCTACGCCGCCGACTTCACCGCCCGTCGCCCGGCTGAGGCCGCCGCCGGGCGCGAGTTGTCCGCCGTCGAAGTCGACGACTACTGGAAAGAGCGCTTCACCGAGCTCTGGGAGGCCGACCCGGGGCGGATACTGGCCCTGAGCGCCGAGCGGGGCCTGTTGTACCTCAACGGCTTCGAGTACCCCCAGGTCGAGAACTACTACTTCGAGGCCGAGTTCGTTCCCCTCCTGCGGCTGCCCTGGCTGTCCCTTTACCTGCTGCTGCCCCTCGGGGTGACCGGCCTGGTCCTGGCCCGACGGCGCGGGGCCCGGATCCTCGGGGTGGCCGCCCTGGCCTACTTCATCGGGCTGCTACCCTTCTTTGTCACCGCGCGCTTCCGTGTCGTCGTCGCGCCGTTGCTGGTCATCGGCGCCGCCTTGCTGCTGCGCCGGACGGCGGTCACGATTCGATTGCTGCGCCGCGGGGCCTGGAGCCGGAGCCGGCGGCTGCGCCTCGGCGTCTTCCTCGCCGCCGGGCTGCTCCTTGTCACCGCCTGGGCCGCCCTGCGCACCCCCGAGGTCACCCGGACCTACGACAACCTGGCCGTGGGTTTCAACAACCTCGGCACCGAGGCCGCCGCCCGGGGCGATTACGAGTCGGCGATCGATTATCAGCGCCGGGCCCTCGCCGAGAGCCCGACGATGGTCCCGGCGCGGCTCAACCTGAGCCTGGCTCTCCTCGACGCCGGTCGCTACGCCGCGGCCGAGGAAGAACTGCTCAGTCTGCGCGGCTCCGGCCTGGATCCCAACCGCCTGGCCACCCTCATCGCCCGGGCCCGGCGCCGTAACGGCGACGACCTCGGCGCCCTGGCAATCCTGCAGGACGCCGCCGCGGCGCCCCACGCCGACGCCCTCGTTCACGCCGAGCTCTCCGGGGTCTACCTCGAGCTGGGCGACGCGGGCAACGCCCGCCGCCACGCCCGACGGGCCGTCGAGCTCGAGCCGAGAGCCGACGCCGGCTACCTGGCCGCCGCCCGGGCCGCCGTTGACGATCGAGCGGCCGTCGCCCACCTTCGAGACGGCATCGAGAACGCAGACAACCCCGCCGCCCTGAACTACGAGCTGGGGCGGCTCGAAGGCGACGCAGAACTGCTCTGGCGGGCCGCCCTGGCCGCCGCCGAGGCCGGCAACTGGGAGCTTTGGGCAGCGGCCCTCGCGGCGCTGGCACGCTGA
- a CDS encoding GNAT family N-acetyltransferase, which produces MAEYRVEELEPSAAPLLCGVGAFYHAGFVRAAAEVLPGRVELHGVYAGQALRALFPLYLRGGRAVIPPLAQYWGLWPLLPDDLAAGRRESVWQRIVEAVDAYLADRGPATVHFRHPPRVVDGRPLQQCGWRVTPRYTYLVRESAAAGFSSSTRRQLKKARGLDLRLVETRGSADLYRLHVAGMRAQRLRPAPRRLVEALAERGFLLEARRGDGGLAAGVLATVDDTAGYYQLAAHDPAGRGDGSPSLVVEGLLRRLTEQDRTLDFVGANTPAICRFKRGFGGRLTPYLESRRVYRPWRKLLARLRRFRGRD; this is translated from the coding sequence GTGGCCGAATACCGCGTCGAGGAACTGGAACCGAGCGCGGCGCCGTTGCTCTGCGGCGTCGGGGCCTTCTACCACGCCGGCTTCGTCCGGGCGGCCGCCGAGGTCCTTCCCGGTCGGGTGGAGCTTCACGGCGTCTACGCCGGTCAGGCCCTGCGCGCCCTGTTCCCCCTCTACCTGCGCGGCGGCCGGGCCGTTATCCCGCCCCTGGCCCAATACTGGGGCCTCTGGCCGCTGCTGCCCGACGACCTGGCCGCCGGACGGCGCGAATCCGTCTGGCAGCGTATCGTCGAAGCCGTCGACGCCTACCTGGCCGACCGCGGCCCGGCCACGGTCCACTTCCGTCATCCACCCCGGGTGGTCGACGGCCGACCCTTGCAGCAATGCGGCTGGCGGGTGACGCCGCGCTACACCTACCTGGTTCGGGAGTCGGCGGCGGCCGGTTTTTCCTCCTCGACACGGCGGCAGCTAAAAAAGGCCCGGGGCCTTGATCTGCGGTTGGTCGAGACCCGGGGAAGCGCCGATCTCTACCGCCTGCACGTTGCCGGGATGCGGGCTCAGCGGTTGCGGCCGGCGCCACGGCGGCTGGTCGAGGCCCTGGCCGAGCGGGGCTTTCTCCTCGAGGCCCGGCGCGGCGATGGCGGCCTGGCGGCCGGGGTGCTGGCGACGGTCGATGATACGGCGGGCTATTACCAGTTGGCCGCCCATGACCCCGCCGGACGGGGCGACGGCTCGCCCAGCCTGGTGGTCGAGGGGCTGTTGCGACGTTTGACGGAGCAGGATAGAACCCTGGATTTCGTCGGCGCCAACACCCCGGCCATCTGCCGCTTCAAGCGCGGCTTCGGCGGCCGGTTGACGCCTTACCTGGAGAGCCGGCGGGTCTACCGGCCCTGGCGCAAGCTGCTGGCGCGGCTGCGGAGGTTCCGGGGCCGTGACTGA
- a CDS encoding SDR family NAD(P)-dependent oxidoreductase, giving the protein MTERRVLITGTSTGIGEAAARLLAERGWRVYAGVRREADAESWRAAGLAGLSPLFCDVTDQEQIRAAVATIAAEGGGLDALVNNAGVSAAGPLEYLEPAELCRVLEVNVVGQQALTRACLPLLRRNRGRIVFIGSVSGRTAMPLVGAYCMSKYALEALADAWRVELRPWEVGVILLEPGPIATPIWDKVAAERTRRLSELDSEALERYGPLMEAVFRRVVEGARRATEPPAVARVIERALTRRRPRARYVVGRGARGSVLTGRLPDRLRDWLICRVLGHDAPPRGTSANGT; this is encoded by the coding sequence ATGACCGAGCGCCGGGTGCTGATCACGGGAACCTCGACGGGCATCGGCGAGGCCGCCGCGCGGCTGCTGGCCGAGCGCGGCTGGCGCGTCTACGCCGGGGTGCGCCGGGAGGCCGACGCCGAAAGCTGGCGGGCGGCCGGACTTGCCGGCCTGAGTCCGCTGTTCTGCGACGTCACCGACCAGGAGCAGATCCGCGCCGCCGTCGCGACGATCGCCGCCGAGGGCGGCGGGCTCGACGCCTTGGTCAACAACGCCGGCGTCAGCGCCGCCGGTCCGCTGGAGTACCTGGAGCCCGCCGAGCTGTGCCGGGTGCTCGAGGTCAACGTCGTCGGTCAGCAGGCGCTGACCCGGGCCTGTTTGCCGTTGCTGCGCCGCAACCGGGGGCGGATCGTCTTCATCGGCTCGGTCTCCGGCCGGACGGCCATGCCCCTCGTCGGCGCCTACTGCATGAGCAAGTACGCCCTGGAGGCCCTGGCCGATGCCTGGCGAGTGGAGCTGCGCCCCTGGGAGGTTGGGGTGATCCTGCTGGAGCCCGGACCGATCGCCACGCCGATCTGGGACAAGGTGGCCGCCGAGCGAACGCGCCGCCTGAGCGAGCTGGACTCTGAGGCCCTCGAACGCTACGGTCCGCTGATGGAGGCCGTTTTCCGCCGGGTCGTCGAGGGCGCCCGCCGGGCGACCGAGCCCCCGGCCGTCGCCCGGGTCATCGAGCGGGCCCTGACCCGTCGCCGTCCCCGGGCGCGCTACGTCGTCGGCCGCGGCGCCCGCGGCAGCGTGCTGACCGGACGTCTCCCCGACCGCCTGCGCGACTGGCTGATCTGCCGGGTCCTCGGTCACGACGCCCCGCCGAGGGGCACCTCGGCCAACGGCACATAA
- the thpR gene encoding RNA 2',3'-cyclic phosphodiesterase, protein MTPPTTERLQMRTFVACELPGALADALTAVRRAAEDRAWRWVPAGNVHLTLKFLGEVEAGLLPELKAALERSALQVRPFEIKLTGLGALPGGRRPPRVLYAAVAAGDEGLARLHQAVEAELKPLGFAADRRRFTPHATLARVRRGRPRELPRLLERFAGESFGRWSCAALTLFESRLGSGPARYVPLAEVPLGGAS, encoded by the coding sequence ATGACGCCGCCGACAACGGAAAGGCTGCAGATGCGCACCTTCGTGGCTTGTGAGTTGCCCGGCGCGCTCGCCGACGCCCTGACCGCGGTTCGTCGCGCCGCCGAAGACCGCGCCTGGCGTTGGGTGCCGGCGGGCAACGTCCACCTGACGCTCAAGTTTCTCGGTGAGGTCGAGGCGGGCTTGCTGCCGGAGCTGAAGGCGGCCCTGGAGCGGTCGGCGCTGCAGGTGCGGCCCTTCGAGATCAAGCTGACCGGGCTGGGGGCGCTGCCCGGCGGCCGCCGGCCGCCCCGGGTGCTGTACGCCGCGGTCGCGGCGGGCGACGAGGGCCTGGCCCGTCTGCATCAGGCCGTCGAAGCTGAATTGAAGCCCCTGGGTTTCGCGGCCGACCGACGGAGGTTCACCCCCCACGCCACCCTGGCCCGGGTGCGTCGCGGACGGCCCCGGGAGCTGCCGCGTCTACTGGAACGCTTCGCCGGGGAGAGCTTCGGTCGCTGGAGCTGCGCGGCGCTGACGCTGTTCGAGAGCCGCCTGGGCAGCGGTCCGGCACGTTATGTGCCGTTGGCCGAGGTGCCCCTCGGCGGGGCGTCGTGA